The window ATTTATCCTCTAGTGTTGTTAGAATGCTCTGTGCTTGTGCGAGGTGAAATTCTGCCTGATCCAGATCCGTTTCTGGCTGATGCTGATACAGGAACGCCAGAGAGGTGCGCAGACGTGCCTCGGCTCGGAGACGCTCTGTTGGGTCGGAAATCTCTGCCGCAGTTCCCAGTGCGCGGTAGAAGAGATCACGTGCCTCTCGGAAGTCGCGCATCTGACAGGCAAGTATCCCAAGTCCGTCTAATACGAGGACGCGCTCCAAACTGGGGGGATAGTGAAACGGCACTTCAATAAGCTCCCCCATCAAAGTTCGCGCCGCTACCCAGTTCCCTTGGATGCTCCAGAGTGCCACCAGTGTTCGTGCAAGGCGCATACCCAGAGGCAGGCATTCACTCACGGCTTGGCACTGCGTCAGAGCATCTTGGATCGTTCGTACTTTCTCGCATAAAGCATCTAGTGCACTCCGATCTTTGATCCCCGCTGGGGCAAGGGTTGCCCCGAGAGCTTGCTCCGCGATGCGAGTCAAATTCTCGATAATTTCCCGTAAGTGCTCTGGCCGTAGCAGGTGCACCTGTGGTGCCCGAGCTTGTTTTTCGACGTACTGAAGCGCGTTTTGTACCAGCAGAACGTTACCCACTTCAGGATCTCGACGGCGAACCTCAGCCTCCAGTGCCTCGATCTCAGCAGCCTCTTCCTTCTCGTGGTTCTCTCTATAGAGGTAGAGGCTCATCAGTGCCTCACGATAGCGTCCCTGTTGCATCTGCTCCTCGACAAGTAAGCGTAATCGTCGCAGAACCGGCTTGCTCTGATAAAGAGCCTCCTGTAACCGCAGCGTAGTTGCCTCGGAGAGGAAAGTACGGCAGGGGCTCAGTAGGTACATGAGCATCCGATCCCGGCCCTGATGGACTTCGTCCCGGTAGTGCTCACACCAGGTAAAATCCCACCCTTGCAGAAATCGCTCTCTCTGATACCTTTCAACGGCTTCGAGGAGCTCCTCAACTAGCTCGATACGTGGCACCTGCGAGGAAGTGATCTGAACCAGTCTCCGAAACAGGGTGATATCTACGGTGAAGAGCTTTGGGTTCAGGTACACCTCCCCGCCATCTTCTCCACAGAGCCCCTGCGCCAAAGGTACAGGAAAGGGAAAACCCTTTTTGAGCTGCTTCAAGTTCTCCTGAATCGCGTTATAGCCAGAGTCCTTCGAGCGCCTCACAGGTATGCCCCCTGGATACAGCACGGATGCGACCGTTTTTCGTGGAGCGCGTAGGTCTGGCTGTACGAGTAGGTAAGCCAGGAGGCATTCCGGGAGTGTGGGCTTGGCTGAGGCTCCCAGCCGTGGGGAGAGCCCGCCAAACAACGAGAACGAAAACAGTGCACCGCTTGCCTGGGTGGGCGGGATAGGAATCTGTAGTTCCGGCAGATAGTGAGTAGCCATGCTCTCCTATTTACAGCCCTACCCACTCTGCCCGCATCCACACTTTTTGAGGAAGCGCTCCTGTTTTTTCACGCGGAAAATAGTGAGCTTGACAAGTCACCCAGCCGATAGATATAATCGCGCATCACAGGATTGTAAGTTAATTACAATCGCGACTTCCACAAAGAGGGAGGCAGGTAGTTTGTCTGGGTACTTGGAACATTTCGGTCTTAAGGTGAAGCCGTTCGCCGCGACCCCTGACCCGCAGTTTGCCTATGGCACGCGGGAGCATCAGCTCGCCGTCGCTAAGATTCAGTACGCCGTCGAGGAGCGGCAAGGCATCTTTCTTCTCCAGGGCGAGGTAGGAGCTGGGAAAACCACGGTTTCGCAGTTCATGCTCAATGCTTGGCGCGACGATGAGTCTCTTGTCGTTGCTCATATTACCAATCCCTCCGTGCGCACTGCATCCCAGTTTCTCAGATTGATTCTGGCACACTTTGGTGAGGAGGCCGCCCATTTCCAGTCGGATAACTGGGATGCTCTCCGAGGCTTTCTCGTCGGCAACTACAAGAGCGGAAAGACCACAGTTCTAGTCATTGACGAGGCCCAGACGATCTCCGCCGAGAACATGGAGACCCTAACTCACATTAGCAACGAACAGACCCAGAAGGACAAGCTGATCCAGATCGTCTTGCTGGCCCAGCCTAATATCGCACGCAAGCTCACCTACAAGCCAGCGCTCAGGGATAGGATCGCACATGGTTCGACGCTCAACCCCCTCTCCTTTCAGGATGCGGTGGCGATGATGCGCCATCGGGTTCAGGTTGCAGGTGGTAATTTCGACACTCTCTTTCCAGGGGAGCAGCTTCACCGGCGACTCTACAACATCACGAAGGGAGTACCCCGTCGGCTCTGCATGCTCTGTGACAATGCCCTGCTTAACGCGTTTGCCATGGGAGCAAAAACAGTGGATGACCAAACGATCTCCGATGCTCTTGACGACCTTGCCTTCAAGGGCTGGAAAGAGAGCGAGAGCAACACTGACCGAGACGCAAAATCAACCTCAAAACCAAGTAAGAAAGGCGCGAAGAAATGAGTGGTGGCCTTAAGATGCCTGGTAAGGGGAAGGCAGCCCTGCTGCTATCAGAGCTAAATGCTGAACATGCCCCTCGCCCTGAGGAGGTCCCTCTCCCTATAGCAGAACCAACAAGGAACAATGAAACTAACGTTACAACGTTACAACGTTACAACGAAGAAACTAACGAACCAACAAACGTTGTAGCGCAGCAACCTGAGAACGCACGAAGTAGCGACACTTCAAACGAAGCAACGAAAGAGCGTGAGAGCGCTCCTGCGAAGGTTGTCACGCCCAAACGCACGAAGGGCTCAGGAGAGGGGGCAGCAAGAGCCAGCCAAGGATCGGAGCGAGAAGGACGCCTGACGCGGGCGCTGGAGATTGCCGGGGACGATGAGGTTGCGGTGGTGACAATCCGGGTGTCCGCCAAGCTGAACAAGTACCTGGACGACTACGTGGAGCGCGTTAACCGACTGGACGCAAAGCGAAAGTACCGCAAGCAAGATGCGATTGCGGAAGCTTTCGCTGCGTTCTACGCCGATCATGTGATGCCGCCCGCCCCTGTGGACGAGGAGCTGTAAAGGAGGACATGACGATGGCAAACTTTCATGGGTTCCAGCGGCTTGAGGCGAATTTCACGCCCACGCCCAACCAGTTCTTCGACGAGATTATTCGCGGAGACTATCCCAAGTGCGTCATCGTCATTGTGGCTGTGCTGATTCGAGAAACCCTTGGCTGGCAGGACAGTGTGACCGGAGAGCGGCGAATCGAGGCTGAGCTAGCACTCTCCCAAATCACCGAGAAAAGCGCGTTGTCGATCAACTCAGCCCGTCAAGGCATTCGCGAGGCTATCGCCGCAGGATTCGTCATTGAGACCGCAAGCCACGATAATCGTCATGGGGCACGCTATGCTCTCCGCTGGGCAGATACAGAGCGCCAGAAAGAAGCCATCACCCGCACTCGCCTTGCCACAAGAGATCGCCTTGCAGAGGTAGAACCCGCTCTCCAAACGGACTTAAATCCCGAGGCAAACACGCCTGATTCTGGAGGTGCAAATTTTGGAGCTCCAAAATTTGGAGGTGCAAATTTTGCACCCACTAAAAGAAAGCGTTCTCCGGAAAAGAAAGATACGAATGTATCTATTAAAGAAACGTTGAACGTTAGCGAAAGCGAGAAACAAGCCCCACCACCTCCACAACGCCCAATGCCCAACGCTCAGGGGAAAGGCATATATGCCATCGCGGAGAAGGAAGTCGCCGAGGTTGTGACCCTTACCGGAGACTCCGAGAGCCTGAGGCGATTTCAGCAGCTCTGGGAGATCGCCGAAAGGAATGAGTGCTTGGATGCCTGGAAAGCGGCTCTTCGAGCCGTACAGAGGCGTCTACGGGCTTCTGGGCAAGGGCCTCTTGAGCGCCCTGGGGCTTATTTCTGCAAGGTCTGTGTGGAGGAGCTAGAAAAGCGCGAGGTCTTTGTTCCCACCAATGCCCAAAAACAGGCAGATGCAGGGGTTGCTGCCCTCATCCGCCAAGAGATTCTAAGAGAGATTCCAACGATAACGACAGTTTCAGCACCTGTCGATGAAGTTGACCTGACTCTCCAGCTGGTTTCCCCTACGAGCCCTGTGACTCCTGAGCTGCTAAGTGTCGAGCTTGGGGAGCTAGAGCGGCAGGGGGGTAAAGACTGGCAGGACTTCTTGGGGTACATCGAGGGGGAGAGGAAGCGATACGAGGGAGAACTAACAGGGATGCGAGAGAGCGCCCAGCAGCGGCTCCTGGACGTCTTTGATCGTCCAGATCGCCGCCGAGAGCTCTACCGAAAGTGGCGCGGAAGGTCGTGAGTCTATCCGTTACTGTAAGTCTGTTAGGCTATGCCAGTGAGGGCGTAGCTCCTCTGGATGGCTTGTCAGATAGTCCAGCAGAGTTGCCCACTTATCGCTACGTTCTTGGCACTGGCGGAGGTATCCGCCCTCAACGGTTTGCGATAGATCGCCGAACTCAGCAGACTGCTCTGCTCGCCATAGAGCGGAGTCCATTTGTGAGCGAACCGTCGATGTGGCGATATCGAGATGTCTTGCGATGGTCTCACGAGTGCGGTACCGGCTAGCCATCTGGAGTGCCTTACGCTCAGCTTTGGTAAAGCCGATTTTAGGCGAGTGCCATGCAAACGCATAACGGACAGGACGGCCTTCACGCTCAGGAGCAAACGCCTCCTCGCGGGTAAGACCCATCAGAAAAGGCTGCTGGTGGTCTGCATGGTCAGGCAACTCGTGCGCTCTAACGAGCTTTGCACCAAAGATATTCTGGAATTTTTGAAAGTTTTCAGTTCCATAAACTTCCTTGGTCCAAGTGCGCAAATAGTAACCGCGCAGGCTCTGAAGCATCGTCTCAAAAAGCCGGTCGCGAACCTGTCCCGCGCGTTCTGCAGAAAGCTGTTCGCCCAAATCGCCAAAAAGCAGACCGGTGAAGTTGAGACCTTTCTCCGGAGTGTTGTTGGCAAAGGTTTCCTCAAAGTCGCTCAGTGGGGAGGAGAGCTCCTTGGGTGAGCGCAAGATTCGACGAAGCAAGTAGGAATCGGCCTGTTGCCCCCAGAGAGCGGATTGGAAGTCGTCCGTCAGAAAGCCACCGGTGCCAATGCCAACCACCTGTTTCTGCGGGGGACGGCGATTGTCAAGGACGACGACCCCAAACATGCGTCTTTGCTTGAGCAGGTCACCTAGAGCTTCGCAGGTGAAGGCACGCTCCGCAGGGGAGACTTGTTTGCCTTCTTGGCTGACGGCAAGAGCTGCAGGAATATCCCGCAGTCGGATCGGCCGGGCGAATAAGTCTGGGGAGGCTACTCTGTGTCCAGGAGAGACTGTTGCAGATGATGGTCTTACTCTTTGAGTGGAGCGAGTCTTAGGAGAGGGTAACAATGCATTGGTCATAGTGTTTTTAAGTTCCTGTTGGGAGATTCAGCAGCTAAGTGCCTGCTCCAATTTATGCGCCGCTCCCTCGAATTGTGAGAGGTGAAAACGCTCGATCAGGCTATAAACCTGACCTAAATGCTCCGAAGCCCCCAGACGATCTTTGTTGTGCCAGCAGAGGCGTGCCCAGTAGAGCAGCCTGTTCATTGCTCCGATGGGATGTTCCTCGCACTCAGGTAGGGTTGGGGGAGCTGACATTGTTTTTGAGGCTCTGTCAGCATGACCCGCTTCTGCCAAAATAACGGAAAGAACCATCCTGGCATCACGAATGTGTTCCATCCGATCCGAGCGAAGGGCGCAGGTTTCGGCTTCTCTGGCCGTGCGCAGAGCGCTATTTAGATATCCAACTCTCGCTTGCCGAGTTGCAAGCTCTCTGAGAAGCTGGGACTCTAAAGCCTGGTCCCGTCTATCGCGTGCTAATGGGATAGCTTCAGTCCAACCCTTAATTGCAACCTCACACTTCGAATGGGGCTGTACTCTCGCTAGAAGGGAGGTTGCCCCAAACCAGATCACGGGATGCTCCTTGGCTGTCACAAGTGCCAGAGCGGACTTGAGACAGGTCTGGGCTTCCTGAGAACGCTCTCGGAGGTGAAGGAATAATCCCCGAGCGTGGAAGGCTTCGGCGAGCAGACGTTGTGCATGGGGCTCGATGAGCAAGCGCCGTGCCGCTTCCTCTTGTAGAGCGAGGAGTACCAGATCCCCTGGAAAGGTTGGATCGCCCCGCCAGATGGGTTGATAGAGTGCTTCAAGTGTTGCCCAAAGCTCGTCGAGTGATGCATCTACGAAGCGAGTTATTCCTAGCTCTGAGGTGCCCCGGCGCAGAACAGCGAGTTCATCGGGGAGAGCACACAAGGCGACAAGAAGCCTTTCACTCTGGTCTGTGCTGGGGATATGCTTGCCGTTTTCCCAGTGGGTAATGACTCCCGGTGCGACCCCTATCTCGCGGGCAAGCTGACGCACTCCAACTCCGCGCCGCATCCGTAAGGCTCTGAGAAGATCACCACTACTGGCGGGCAACACCGCATCCGTAAGAAGTGGTCGGTAGCTAAACTCAGGGTGGGCAGCAAAGATCGCCAGGCGCTCTGTCTGGCTTGCGTGAAGGGCGTCCAGAGTCCTGCTGATCTCATAGAAGCGTGGGGTCTTTGTGCTCTCAGACGCTTCCCAGCGTCGAATGGTAGACTCGCTGACTCCTCCCACGTGGGCCATCTGGGCGATGGAGAGTCGCCGCGATTCCCGCAGTATTCGGAGCTGTTTTGCCAGAGCCATGATTAAGGCTCATCGTACAACGGATTCACTATCTTCTGAGCATCAGGAACCGAGCATATTCGCACAACACCTGCACGAGGTGAACACAGTCGTGCTATTTCTCTCCCCGAATCGCCATATGTCTTGAGTCTCTGCGAGGCCTAGGAACATAGTGAACGAGTAGATCCTCTTATCCTGAGCTGTCTAGAGCATCCTCAAGGACATCAGCAAGCAGTGGTTCCAGCTCGGCCATTTTGGGGAAGAGGTCACCGACCTCAACCTTAAGGTTACTGGCGATTTTTATCAGGTTCTTTGCAGAGACATTGCGATACCCCAACTCGATGGCGGCGTAGTAGGTGCGGTCCATCCCCGCCTTCAGAGCGAAGCGCTCCTGGGAGAATCCCGTGCCCTCACGGTGCATGCGGATCTGCTTGCCGATGGCTTGCAGGACAGGGTCTCTCTCGTTTGGTTCTTTTCTTTTTGGCACAGGATCACGGTACGTAGTTGCGGCCTTTGAAGCAACGGTATACTGGTAGCCGGACTATAAGTAACATTTCTTGAGGCAATGAAAGAAGGTGACCAGGTGGCGAGGCGAAGAGAGTTCGAGAGACCAGAGACTACATTTGAGATAAGGGTGACGGAGGCGGAAGCGGTCATTTGTCTCTTCGAGGAGATTGCGGCGGACGAGGGCTGGCAGCCTGGCGATCAGATTCGTGCTCATGCTACTCGTTCGGTCTACTTTGGCGTGTGGGTGAGGGAGTTGCTCGTCGGTGGGCTCCAGCTCATCACTCCCGACGAGGCGGGTGAAGTGCCAACACACCTGGTTTGGCCTGAGCTGCCCGTCGTTGATAGAGCCTCAGGAGTGCTTCATGCGGCGATTCTAGCGGTGCTGGCCGAGTATAGGGGCAAGGATAACGGCGCGGCGTTCTGGCAGCTTGGCTCGGCGCTATGGCGCTACTGCGTCGAGCAGAACATCAAGACGATCTGGCTAGAGGCGACGCCCAAGATGCTTCGCGCCTACCGACTGCTGGGCTGGCCGCTGGTGGTGATCGGGGAGCTGCGAGAGCACTGGGGAGAGCCTTGCTACCCCTGTAGCCTCTCGGTTCGTGAGGTCGCTGGCTCTCTTGCCGAGCGTGCCTTGATCTCGACAACCTACCGGGGGATTTTGGATTATATGCTCGCCCCCGTACCAAAGCAACCCAAGATAACCAATATCAACGACGGATAGCCGAAGCGTCAAATTTTCCGGCCAGTTCACCTGTTCGGACGAGGAACCTTCTCTGCTTGCTACCCCATGTGTCCTCGATCCAGCCGCCGATAGAAAAGACAATATCTCGAAGTTGATTCTCATTCGGCCACTGTTCAATTTCGCGTCGGAGCAAAAGGGATTTTGTTCGGAGAGTAGGAGGGTCCCAGAGACCTTGGCCGAGCTCTGGCCATCCGTGGCCAAAATTTGCTAGAATACTGCCTTCTACGTCGCGAAAGGCGATTGTCAGTTCAAACGGACCGGACAGTTGGTAGCGCTCAATGGTATTGGTATAGATGCTCATCGCTAGCCAAATCCGACTGATTAGACTGACTAAGCGGACATAGGTGCGCTCCCGTCCTCTAACGACTGAATGCTCGCCTAGTTCCATTTCTAGGGCAACACCTCGGTACAAGGCAAGGTACTCTCCCCACTTCGCGGAGCCTCTAGCAAATCGGACGGCAGCGTTTGATGTAGGGGCAGATTCGTTAAGACCAGATAGCGAACGCCCTGTACTTGGGTCTGCCCACTCCTGAATCCACCAAGACCAGAAGTCCTCATCAAAGTCGATGAATCCTCGCTCCGGATCGAGTGGCAGTATCAACAGTCGGATAGCCGGGTGGTCAACGCGGTCAGCCAAGCCAGAAGTGGCAAAGTCCTCACTGGCGGTGTCAACGAGGTTTAGCTCAGCTCGGTAGCGCCGCCAACGATTCCGACAGAGCTCGAGGTCTACAGCAGGATCGTTCATCGCCTCTGTCTCCCGAGCTGATCGACCGTGGAGACGATCTTCTCCCAGAGGGCCTCCAGGAATTCTTCTTTGGAGTACGTCTTTTGGGTGTGGCGGCTATTGAGAAGGCTGAAATTAATAATTTCTAGAACTGGTTCACCCGATTCCTCACTGAGAACAGGTGTTGCTGTTGCAGTCATTGCCCCGGATCCACCGGAGTTGTTGCCCCATCCATCATAGAATCCTAGGCTCTTATCGCCACCGATAGCTCCACCAAGCCACATGTCTAGGAAATAGATCGTCCGGCTATCTGACTCCACGCGGAAACATATCCTGCCTTCCCGACGGTCGTGGTCCACAATGTAGCCTGCCGCTTCAATATCCTTCATTCGCTCCACTAAGCCCGTCTCGACAAAGGTAAGGATGTCCCGACCGGCCTGATATGCATTAAAGGCTGTGGGACGGGGTTTTGGTCGCGGGTAGGATGCCGCCACCGGCTCATCCGGAGCAAGCGTTGGTGTTTTTGGTCTTAGAAGCGACGTGCGAGGCACTGGGACTGGGCTTGGTGTCGCTGCCTTGCTGGCTCGTCCGCGCCAGTCTAAAGCAGCCTTACGAATGCCAGACGCAACCGCCACAAAGGCTTCATCTTGATTATGCCAGCTCGCCCCTGTGACTGGTTTCGCATCTGTGGGCAGGGCCTGAAGTCTACCAAACGGCGATCCGTGCCAGTCGCAGGGGCGCAGAATAATTGGGATGATTCGTGCTTCACCTGCATCATGGCGCTCTAACGCTCGCTTCATCTCAGTGTCGTAGCAGTAAGTGGAGGCGATGAAGTCGGGACTGATCAATAAAAGAATCAGGTCCGCCGTTTCCAGGTTTCGGTCAATCTCACCGGCCCACTCGGTACCTGCCAAGATCATACGGTCGTGCCATTGGGCAATGATGCCCTGGCGTGTGAGCGGACTCAAGTGGGTGCGTAAGGCATTTAGTAGCGCCTCATCCTTGTGGGAGTAAGAGAGGAACGCAAGTAGAGGTTTGTCAGTGGACATGTCAGCTTTCCGTGTACTGTTATCGAGTAAATACTACCATAAATCACACGGTCGTTTGCTCGCGTGGCAATTGGGGCTTGACGCTCCTAGTTTTACCGGAGACGATAAAAGCATCAAATGCTACCCCCATAAAACTAGGATCATGAGCATATTGCTTGCTTCAATTCTCTATGGTTTGGCTGGGATACTTCTCGCTAGTGCCTCACTCTACCTCTGGATACGGGAGCACCACTCGGAGGCCGCTCGCTGGTTCGTGGGAACTTGCGTGGCCCTCTTTGGCTGGACAGCCACGCTCTATGTCTTCCAGCACCTCTCGATTCCTGAACAAGTGCTTCTTGTAGGGCGGCTCAACTTCGCAGCGGCGAGCTTGGCGGTCTATGGGGTGTATCGTCTGGTTCGCGCTGTAGCGGGCCTAACAACGCGCTTGGCCGATCAGATGTTCGGTGGCCTGACGCTACTGGTGGCTCTGGTGAGTACCTTCACGCCTTGGGTAGACCAAGCCGAGCATGTGAGTCTGACCGCGCAGGTGAGTTTGACTTCGATGCAGGTACATCAGACCGTCTACGGCCCTCTGTTTCCCCTCTATGCAGCCCATCTGCTGGGGTTGCTCGGCGGTGCCATCCTTCTGGCGTTTAGCGAGCGTAGAAAGGGCATGCAGCTCCAAAACGTTCGGGATCAGCTCCTCCTGCTGGGTGTGGGCATCCTAGCGACTGGTGCTGTCTCGATCATCACCAACGTCCTGCTTCCTTACGTGCGCGGGGATTTCCGCTGGATCGATGTGGGGCCTCTCTCAACCTTGCTGCTTCTTTTGGCAGTTGGCTATGCAGTGGTTCAGCATCAACTCTTCGATATCAAAGTGTTGATCCGGCGCACGCTAGTTTTGGGCATGGCTCTCTCGCTGGTTCTGGCGGCCTACAGCGCATTGGTGCTGCTTGCGACCGACTCGGTAGGGAGCTCTGAGTCGGGAGGTGTGACGCGCTTCGGGGTATTGGTGCTCGCCTTCAGCTTCGACCCGATCCGTCGGTTTTTAGAGAAACGAATCGACAAGCTACTCTTTCCCGAACGCAGCCATCGTCGTTAGAGCTCCTATCCTCGCTGCCTTATTGTCCTCGCTCTTGCCGCTTCCAGCTATCGGCTTCGGCGTGGGAGAAAGTCTTTCCACAGGTGGTGCAGACACGATCCCCGGTGGGCTTGCCCTGGTCGTATTCCTGGACGAGCCTTGGATGGTCGCAAGGGGCTCCACTCCAGTTTCGTCTGAGGTCTGCTGCTTGACTGGCTTTCACACTTTACATGGTACCGCTATGGTCAAGCTCAGTCATAGTCTCGCAGGGTAGTCGAAAGACAATAGCAAGGGCGTAAACTACCCGTATGAACGATGTGTCCCTGCAAGGTGGAACCGACAACCTTCTCGATATGCCCAAAACGCTGGCCATGTCAGATGCCGATGTGCGCTTCTATCCCGACTTCTTCGACGAGTCAGAAGCTGATCAGCTCTTTGTCAAGCTGACCCAGACCATCCCGTGGCGGCAGGATCAGATTCGGCTCTTTGGGCGCTGGGTGGATCAGCCACGGCTAACGGCATGGCACGGCGACCCCAGTTGCAGCTATACCTACTCGGGGATGACGATGCAGCCACAAGCTTGGACAGCTGAGCTTCTGGCGATAAAGGGGCAGATCGAGCCCGTGGCGGGTGTTGTCTTCAACAGCGTTCTGCTAAACTACTACCGCACAGAGCATGACAGCATGGGTTGGCACTCCGATGACGAGAAGGAACTGGGAGAGAACCCCGTGATTGCCTCGGTCAACTTAGGAGCAACACGGCGTTTCCACTTCAAGCACAAGCACCTCAAGGAGCAACGGGTCGCTCTCGACCTAACGGCGGGTAGCCTGCTGATCATGGCGGGGCCGACCCAGCACTTCTGGCTCCACCAGGTCCCCAAGTCGGCTCGTTCGCTTGGCCCGCGGATAAACCTGACGTTTCGGGTCATCCGCTGACTTCTCCATCGTTGGTTGACTTCGCTGTATGAGGCCTGGCGTATACTGCTCTCATGACAGACAGCCCCGAAGGGATGCCGCTCCTGACGGTTGAGCAAGCGGCGAGCTATTTACAGCTCTCTACCTCCTCAATCCGTTCTTATATCCGTTCGGGCAAGCTGAAGGCATTTCGGGTGGCAGGGCTGCGAAAAGTCCTGATCCAACGTGAGGATCTGCTGGAGCTTCTGGAGCCAGCCCATCACGACGAGAGCTGACATGTCCCCTCCGTCCTTGGGAACGAAGTTTCGACTCCCAAGTACCCCGAATTCAACCTCAAAGTATGTGGTTGACGAGCTCAGATCCTTGGGCTAGGCTTTAACTGACGCAACGATCTAAATAATCATAAGCTTTATGGGGACGATCATTGGTTATGCCCGCACCGCAATAGAGACCCGAACTTCACCGTCGAACGGCTCAAGGCTTGACAGACAAAAGGTTGCCTTGGTTGAGGCTGGTTGTGATGTTGTCTTCGGAGAAATTTGCTCTGGAATGGCCCATCTGGAGGAGTGCCCTGTCTTGATGGGGTTGCTTCAGGAACTGAATTTTGGAGATACCCTTGTGGTATGCGACTTGACTCGGCTGAGCCGTTCCGTTGCCGTGCTTTGCTCAATCCTGTCGGATCTCCAAGAGCGCGGGATAGAGGTGCGCGTTTTGGGTGAGTTGCCGGAGGTAATCCCTCCAGCCTTTCTCCTCTCTGAATCCTTAGAGAGTCTGCGAGATATTGCCCTTATCAGGGGAGATACTACCCCTCTAAAACCTGCCAGACGGGCCGTGGCTCATGCAACCAGACTGGCCGTGGTTCATACAAAAAGTGTCAGAGGTGTCCGAGACTGAGGGTGCTTGTTAGGCCTTAGAGTGCCTATTGAATTGCTGCCTTTGTTCCTTCTGAAAGCACGGGTAAAAGCTTTGCCGAGAAGATGCGGTATA of the Armatimonas rosea genome contains:
- a CDS encoding alpha-ketoglutarate-dependent dioxygenase AlkB family protein, with amino-acid sequence MNDVSLQGGTDNLLDMPKTLAMSDADVRFYPDFFDESEADQLFVKLTQTIPWRQDQIRLFGRWVDQPRLTAWHGDPSCSYTYSGMTMQPQAWTAELLAIKGQIEPVAGVVFNSVLLNYYRTEHDSMGWHSDDEKELGENPVIASVNLGATRRFHFKHKHLKEQRVALDLTAGSLLIMAGPTQHFWLHQVPKSARSLGPRINLTFRVIR
- a CDS encoding AAA family ATPase, which codes for MKPFAATPDPQFAYGTREHQLAVAKIQYAVEERQGIFLLQGEVGAGKTTVSQFMLNAWRDDESLVVAHITNPSVRTASQFLRLILAHFGEEAAHFQSDNWDALRGFLVGNYKSGKTTVLVIDEAQTISAENMETLTHISNEQTQKDKLIQIVLLAQPNIARKLTYKPALRDRIAHGSTLNPLSFQDAVAMMRHRVQVAGGNFDTLFPGEQLHRRLYNITKGVPRRLCMLCDNALLNAFAMGAKTVDDQTISDALDDLAFKGWKESESNTDRDAKSTSKPSKKGAKK
- a CDS encoding histidine kinase N-terminal 7TM domain-containing protein, giving the protein MAGILLASASLYLWIREHHSEAARWFVGTCVALFGWTATLYVFQHLSIPEQVLLVGRLNFAAASLAVYGVYRLVRAVAGLTTRLADQMFGGLTLLVALVSTFTPWVDQAEHVSLTAQVSLTSMQVHQTVYGPLFPLYAAHLLGLLGGAILLAFSERRKGMQLQNVRDQLLLLGVGILATGAVSIITNVLLPYVRGDFRWIDVGPLSTLLLLLAVGYAVVQHQLFDIKVLIRRTLVLGMALSLVLAAYSALVLLATDSVGSSESGGVTRFGVLVLAFSFDPIRRFLEKRIDKLLFPERSHRR
- a CDS encoding toll/interleukin-1 receptor domain-containing protein; the protein is MSTDKPLLAFLSYSHKDEALLNALRTHLSPLTRQGIIAQWHDRMILAGTEWAGEIDRNLETADLILLLISPDFIASTYCYDTEMKRALERHDAGEARIIPIILRPCDWHGSPFGRLQALPTDAKPVTGASWHNQDEAFVAVASGIRKAALDWRGRASKAATPSPVPVPRTSLLRPKTPTLAPDEPVAASYPRPKPRPTAFNAYQAGRDILTFVETGLVERMKDIEAAGYIVDHDRREGRICFRVESDSRTIYFLDMWLGGAIGGDKSLGFYDGWGNNSGGSGAMTATATPVLSEESGEPVLEIINFSLLNSRHTQKTYSKEEFLEALWEKIVSTVDQLGRQRR
- a CDS encoding helix-turn-helix transcriptional regulator, coding for MALAKQLRILRESRRLSIAQMAHVGGVSESTIRRWEASESTKTPRFYEISRTLDALHASQTERLAIFAAHPEFSYRPLLTDAVLPASSGDLLRALRMRRGVGVRQLAREIGVAPGVITHWENGKHIPSTDQSERLLVALCALPDELAVLRRGTSELGITRFVDASLDELWATLEALYQPIWRGDPTFPGDLVLLALQEEAARRLLIEPHAQRLLAEAFHARGLFLHLRERSQEAQTCLKSALALVTAKEHPVIWFGATSLLARVQPHSKCEVAIKGWTEAIPLARDRRDQALESQLLRELATRQARVGYLNSALRTAREAETCALRSDRMEHIRDARMVLSVILAEAGHADRASKTMSAPPTLPECEEHPIGAMNRLLYWARLCWHNKDRLGASEHLGQVYSLIERFHLSQFEGAAHKLEQALSC
- a CDS encoding helix-turn-helix domain-containing protein, coding for MPKRKEPNERDPVLQAIGKQIRMHREGTGFSQERFALKAGMDRTYYAAIELGYRNVSAKNLIKIASNLKVEVGDLFPKMAELEPLLADVLEDALDSSG
- a CDS encoding helix-turn-helix domain-containing protein, which encodes MTDSPEGMPLLTVEQAASYLQLSTSSIRSYIRSGKLKAFRVAGLRKVLIQREDLLELLEPAHHDES
- a CDS encoding helix-turn-helix transcriptional regulator: MTNALLPSPKTRSTQRVRPSSATVSPGHRVASPDLFARPIRLRDIPAALAVSQEGKQVSPAERAFTCEALGDLLKQRRMFGVVVLDNRRPPQKQVVGIGTGGFLTDDFQSALWGQQADSYLLRRILRSPKELSSPLSDFEETFANNTPEKGLNFTGLLFGDLGEQLSAERAGQVRDRLFETMLQSLRGYYLRTWTKEVYGTENFQKFQNIFGAKLVRAHELPDHADHQQPFLMGLTREEAFAPEREGRPVRYAFAWHSPKIGFTKAERKALQMASRYRTRETIARHLDIATSTVRSQMDSALWRAEQSAEFGDLSQTVEGGYLRQCQERSDKWATLLDYLTSHPEELRPHWHSLTDLQ
- a CDS encoding recombinase family protein, whose protein sequence is MGTIIGYARTAIETRTSPSNGSRLDRQKVALVEAGCDVVFGEICSGMAHLEECPVLMGLLQELNFGDTLVVCDLTRLSRSVAVLCSILSDLQERGIEVRVLGELPEVIPPAFLLSESLESLRDIALIRGDTTPLKPARRAVAHATRLAVVHTKSVRGVRD